One Pseudomonas entomophila genomic window carries:
- a CDS encoding CopD family protein, with translation MLAFALPYTLHLLAALVWVGGMFFAWLVLRPATVAALEGPARLRLWVEVFQRFFRWVWLAVAVLAVSGVGMIHLRFAGFETAPRYVQVMIGGGIVMFALFMRIQSLLLPELRAAVQAEDWALGAGVLGRIRRMVGVNLAIGLLVVAVAGSRVLV, from the coding sequence ATGCTCGCCTTTGCCCTGCCCTACACCCTGCACTTGCTTGCCGCCCTGGTCTGGGTCGGCGGTATGTTCTTCGCCTGGCTGGTGCTGCGCCCAGCCACGGTTGCCGCCCTCGAAGGGCCGGCGCGCCTGCGGTTGTGGGTGGAAGTTTTCCAGCGGTTCTTCAGATGGGTCTGGCTGGCGGTTGCGGTGCTGGCTGTCAGCGGAGTGGGCATGATTCATCTGCGCTTTGCCGGCTTCGAGACGGCGCCCCGGTACGTGCAGGTGATGATCGGTGGCGGGATCGTGATGTTCGCCTTGTTCATGCGGATCCAGTCGTTGCTGCTGCCGGAGTTGCGGGCCGCTGTGCAGGCTGAGGATTGGGCGTTGGGGGCCGGGGTCCTGGGGCGGATTAGGCGGATGGTGGGGGTCAACCTGGCGATCGGGCTGTTGGTGGTGGCGGTGGCAGGGTCGCGGGTGCTGGTTTGA
- the dinG gene encoding ATP-dependent DNA helicase DinG → MISNELKATIQGAYSRFLEAKSLKPRYGQRLMIAEVAKVLGDIACDDEGRRAGEPAVVAVEAGTGTGKTVAYSLAAIPAAKAAGKRLVIATATVALQEQIVFKDLPDLMRNSGLNFSFALAKGRGRYLCLSKLDILLQEGHAQSATAQLFEEEGFHIEVDERSQKLFNSMIEKLAGNRWDGDRDSWSEAIEDQDWARLTTDHSQCTGRHCPNFQQCVFYKAREGMGKVDVIVTNHDMVLADLALGGGAVLPDPRDTMYVFDEGHHLPDKAIGHFAHYSRLRSTADWLEQTAKNLTKLLAQHPLPGDLGRYIEQVPELAREVRTQQQFMFTLCEQVADFRAGEDMEGRDRPRYRFEGGVVPEQIREVGIELKKGFARLNDLFTRLADLLKEGMDGENNIGIASHQAEEWYPLFGSLVTRAQGNWELWTAFTAEDPEDSPPMARWLTLAESGALFDIEVNASPILAAEMLRKSLWNVAHGALVTSATLTALGKFDRFRMRSGLPRDAVTCVVPSPFVHGDAGLLRVPDLGADPRDATAHTAAIIRELPTIVEEARGALVLFSSRKQMQDVFDGLDRDWRKLVLIQGNLSKQETLNKHKARVDDGQHSVLFGLASFAEGVDLPGAYCEHVVIAKIPFAVPDDPVEAALAEWIEARGGNPFMEIAVPDASLRLIQACGRLLRTEQDRGVITLLDRRLVTQRYGKAILNALPPFRREIS, encoded by the coding sequence ATGATCAGCAACGAACTCAAAGCCACCATCCAGGGCGCCTACTCGCGTTTCCTCGAAGCCAAAAGCCTCAAGCCACGCTACGGCCAGCGCCTGATGATCGCCGAAGTCGCCAAGGTGCTCGGTGACATCGCCTGCGACGACGAAGGGCGCCGCGCCGGCGAGCCCGCCGTGGTGGCGGTGGAGGCCGGTACCGGTACCGGCAAGACGGTCGCCTACAGCCTGGCCGCGATTCCCGCCGCCAAGGCCGCCGGCAAGCGCCTGGTGATCGCCACCGCGACCGTGGCCCTGCAGGAACAGATCGTGTTCAAGGACCTGCCCGACCTGATGCGTAACAGCGGGCTGAACTTCAGCTTCGCCCTGGCCAAGGGGCGGGGGCGTTACCTGTGCCTCTCCAAGCTCGACATCCTGCTGCAGGAAGGCCACGCGCAGTCGGCCACCGCCCAGCTGTTCGAGGAGGAAGGCTTTCACATCGAGGTCGACGAGCGCAGCCAGAAGCTGTTCAACAGCATGATCGAGAAGCTCGCCGGTAATCGTTGGGACGGCGACCGCGACAGCTGGTCCGAAGCCATCGAGGATCAGGACTGGGCACGCCTGACCACCGACCACAGCCAGTGCACCGGCCGACACTGCCCGAATTTCCAGCAGTGCGTGTTCTACAAGGCTCGCGAAGGCATGGGCAAGGTCGATGTGATCGTCACCAACCACGACATGGTCCTGGCCGACCTCGCCCTTGGCGGCGGTGCCGTGCTGCCCGACCCGCGCGACACGATGTATGTGTTCGACGAAGGCCACCACCTGCCAGACAAGGCCATAGGCCACTTCGCCCATTATTCGCGCCTGCGCTCCACCGCCGACTGGCTGGAACAGACCGCCAAGAACCTCACCAAGCTGCTGGCCCAGCACCCGCTGCCGGGCGATCTGGGCCGGTACATCGAGCAGGTGCCGGAGCTGGCCCGCGAAGTGCGCACGCAACAGCAGTTCATGTTCACCCTTTGCGAGCAGGTCGCCGACTTCCGCGCCGGCGAGGACATGGAGGGGCGTGATCGCCCACGTTACCGCTTCGAAGGCGGCGTGGTGCCCGAGCAGATCCGCGAAGTCGGTATCGAGCTGAAAAAGGGGTTCGCCCGCCTCAACGACCTGTTCACGCGCCTGGCCGACCTGCTCAAGGAAGGCATGGATGGCGAGAACAATATCGGCATCGCCAGTCACCAGGCCGAAGAGTGGTACCCGCTGTTCGGCAGCCTCGTGACCCGAGCCCAGGGCAACTGGGAGCTGTGGACCGCCTTCACCGCCGAAGACCCGGAAGACAGCCCGCCCATGGCCCGCTGGCTAACCCTGGCTGAGTCCGGCGCACTGTTCGATATCGAGGTCAATGCCAGTCCGATCCTCGCCGCCGAAATGCTGCGCAAGAGCCTGTGGAACGTTGCCCACGGCGCCTTGGTCACCTCGGCTACGCTCACCGCCCTGGGCAAGTTCGACCGTTTCCGCATGCGTTCGGGCCTGCCCCGCGACGCGGTCACCTGCGTGGTGCCCAGCCCGTTCGTGCATGGTGACGCCGGCCTGCTGCGAGTGCCCGACCTCGGCGCCGACCCGCGGGACGCCACCGCCCACACGGCGGCGATCATTCGTGAACTGCCGACCATCGTCGAGGAGGCCCGTGGCGCGCTGGTGCTGTTCTCTTCGCGCAAACAGATGCAGGATGTGTTCGACGGCCTGGACCGTGACTGGCGCAAGCTGGTGCTGATCCAGGGCAATCTCTCCAAGCAGGAGACGCTCAACAAGCACAAGGCGCGGGTCGACGACGGCCAGCACAGCGTGCTGTTCGGTCTCGCCAGCTTCGCCGAAGGGGTCGACCTGCCCGGTGCCTATTGCGAGCACGTGGTCATCGCCAAGATTCCCTTCGCCGTGCCCGACGACCCGGTCGAGGCGGCCCTGGCCGAGTGGATCGAGGCCCGGGGTGGCAACCCGTTCATGGAGATCGCGGTGCCCGATGCCTCGCTGCGCCTGATCCAGGCCTGCGGCCGCCTGCTGCGCACCGAGCAGGACCGTGGCGTCATCACCTTGCTCGACCGGCGCCTGGTCACCCAGCGCTACGGCAAGGCTATCCTCAATGCACTCCCGCCCTTCCGGCGGGAAATCAGCTGA
- a CDS encoding beta-galactosidase produces the protein MIRRTLPALLTLLFSAPSLAGQQTLFSFVRPASVVNVTTQDAGMPQYNAEQTAEGEALRRVVFNPVAQPTLRLSPQVGAWDWTSVQALTLRLQSAMDWALTVDVTVQSSDGRTLSSRIDLPAGPAQTVMIPLKASSPLSQGMRAGPPMPWAFEGQRLLLTSSTGEADLKQVTSLSLTIPNPKVAQSLLIEKVGLQDDDLAFKAAYSELIDVYGQSTRARWPEKIASDDQLKAAGNREQSVLKRWLAERDKQGLDPYGGLLAGQAFEAKGFFRAEKREGRWYLVTPDGHPFYSLGVNAVAADGGRTYVAGREGMFKALPGEGDAFAAYYGEGNNDDGNASSQGRNFKQGRWFDFYAANLQRTHGQPCVPGAQCPPLAFDAQRWQGHTLDRLQAWGFNTLGNWSDAAFTQVKRMPYTLPLAIVGDYASISTGMDWWGRMPDPFDPRFAMATERAVAIAARDHRDDPWLIGYFADNELAWAAPGEDPKARYGLAYGTLRLTTDVPAKRAFLKQLRDKYRNQEGLSKAWGIELTAWELMEDPGFEAPLPNPEHPEIERDYQYFQQVFAETYFKTISDALKWHAPNHMLLGGRYAVSTPEAVKACAEFCDVLSFNFYTLKPEDGYDFARLAELDKPVLVSEFQFGSRDRGPFWPGPVEVAREEDRGLAYANFLKAALAQPMIVGAHWFQYLDQPASGRLLDGENGHLGLVAITDVAYPGFVEAVRRSNLQAIGQLRDTLDKPSH, from the coding sequence ATGATTCGCCGTACCCTGCCTGCCTTGCTAACCCTGTTGTTCAGTGCCCCTTCGCTGGCCGGGCAACAGACGCTGTTCAGTTTTGTCCGCCCTGCCTCGGTCGTGAACGTAACCACTCAAGATGCCGGGATGCCGCAGTACAACGCGGAACAAACAGCCGAAGGCGAGGCGTTGCGGCGCGTGGTGTTCAATCCGGTGGCGCAACCGACGTTGCGCCTGAGCCCCCAGGTCGGTGCCTGGGACTGGACCAGCGTCCAGGCCCTCACGCTACGCCTGCAAAGCGCCATGGACTGGGCCCTGACCGTCGATGTGACCGTGCAGAGCAGCGACGGTCGCACGCTCAGCAGCCGCATCGACCTGCCGGCGGGGCCTGCGCAGACCGTGATGATTCCGCTCAAGGCCAGTTCGCCGCTGAGCCAGGGGATGCGTGCCGGGCCTCCGATGCCCTGGGCCTTCGAAGGGCAGCGCCTGCTGCTGACCAGCAGCACGGGGGAAGCCGATCTCAAGCAGGTCACCTCGCTCAGCCTGACCATCCCCAACCCCAAGGTGGCCCAGAGCCTGCTGATCGAAAAGGTCGGTTTGCAGGACGACGACTTGGCATTCAAGGCGGCCTACAGCGAGTTGATCGACGTCTACGGCCAGTCCACCCGAGCGCGGTGGCCAGAGAAGATCGCCAGCGACGATCAGCTCAAGGCGGCCGGCAACCGTGAACAATCCGTGCTCAAGCGCTGGCTGGCCGAGCGGGACAAGCAGGGTCTGGACCCTTATGGCGGTCTGCTGGCAGGGCAGGCGTTCGAGGCCAAGGGATTTTTCCGCGCCGAAAAGCGCGAAGGGCGCTGGTACCTGGTCACCCCTGACGGCCACCCATTCTACTCGCTGGGGGTCAATGCCGTGGCCGCCGACGGTGGCCGCACCTACGTGGCGGGGCGTGAAGGCATGTTCAAGGCCTTGCCAGGGGAGGGCGACGCATTTGCTGCTTACTATGGCGAGGGCAACAACGACGATGGCAATGCCTCGTCGCAGGGGCGCAACTTCAAGCAGGGGCGCTGGTTCGACTTCTATGCGGCCAATCTGCAACGCACCCATGGCCAGCCCTGTGTTCCAGGCGCCCAATGCCCGCCTCTGGCTTTCGATGCGCAACGCTGGCAGGGACATACCCTCGACCGCCTGCAGGCTTGGGGCTTCAATACCCTCGGCAACTGGAGCGACGCGGCCTTCACCCAGGTCAAGCGTATGCCCTACACCCTGCCGCTGGCGATCGTTGGTGATTACGCCAGTATCAGCACCGGCATGGATTGGTGGGGGCGCATGCCCGACCCATTCGACCCACGCTTTGCCATGGCCACCGAGCGTGCCGTGGCCATCGCCGCCCGTGACCACCGTGACGACCCCTGGCTGATCGGCTACTTCGCCGACAACGAACTGGCCTGGGCCGCGCCGGGCGAAGATCCCAAAGCCCGCTATGGCCTGGCATATGGCACCTTGCGCCTGACCACCGACGTGCCCGCCAAGCGCGCTTTCCTCAAACAGTTGCGCGACAAGTACCGCAACCAGGAAGGGTTGTCCAAGGCCTGGGGCATCGAACTGACGGCCTGGGAACTGATGGAAGACCCGGGTTTCGAGGCCCCGCTGCCCAACCCGGAGCATCCGGAAATCGAGCGTGACTACCAGTACTTCCAGCAGGTGTTCGCCGAAACCTACTTCAAGACCATCTCCGATGCGCTGAAATGGCATGCACCCAACCACATGCTCCTGGGTGGTCGCTATGCGGTGAGCACGCCCGAAGCGGTCAAGGCCTGCGCCGAGTTCTGCGATGTGCTGAGTTTCAACTTCTATACCCTCAAGCCCGAGGACGGCTACGACTTCGCACGCCTGGCCGAGTTGGACAAGCCGGTGCTGGTCTCGGAGTTCCAGTTCGGTTCTCGTGATCGTGGCCCGTTCTGGCCAGGCCCGGTGGAGGTTGCCCGTGAAGAGGACCGTGGGCTGGCCTACGCCAACTTCCTCAAGGCTGCCCTGGCCCAGCCGATGATCGTGGGTGCGCATTGGTTCCAGTACCTCGACCAACCCGCCAGTGGCCGTCTGCTCGATGGCGAGAATGGCCACCTGGGGCTGGTGGCCATTACCGACGTGGCTTATCCGGGGTTTGTCGAGGCGGTACGCCGGAGCAACCTGCAGGCCATCGGTCAGTTGCGCGACACGCTGGACAAACCCAGCCACTGA
- a CDS encoding serine hydrolase domain-containing protein, whose amino-acid sequence MQIQGHYELKFEAVRDAFAALFEDPQERGAALCIQVGGETVVDLWAGSADKDGREAWHSDTIANLFSCTKTFAAVTALQLVGEGKLALDAPVARYWPEFAQAGKETITLRQLLSHRAGLPAIRELLPAEALYDWQAMVDALAAETPWWTPGTEHGYAAITYGWLIGELIRRADGRGPGESIVARTARPLGLDFHIGLADEEFHRVAHIARGKGNPGDAAAQRLLQVTMREPEALSTRAFTNPPAILTSTNKPEWRRMQQPAANGHGNARSLAGFYAGLLDGSLLESDLLDELTREHSLGQDRTLLTQTRFGLGCMLDQPDVANATFGLGGRAFGHPGAGGSVGFADPEHDVAFGFVTNTLGPYVLMDPRAQQLVHILGSCL is encoded by the coding sequence GTGCAGATCCAGGGTCACTATGAGCTGAAGTTCGAGGCGGTGCGCGATGCCTTCGCCGCGTTGTTCGAGGATCCCCAGGAGCGTGGTGCGGCCTTGTGCATCCAGGTCGGCGGGGAAACCGTGGTCGACCTGTGGGCCGGCAGCGCCGACAAGGACGGCCGCGAGGCTTGGCACAGCGACACCATCGCCAACCTGTTTTCCTGCACCAAGACCTTCGCCGCCGTCACTGCCCTGCAACTGGTGGGTGAGGGCAAGCTGGCCCTCGACGCCCCCGTGGCCCGCTACTGGCCGGAGTTCGCCCAGGCTGGCAAAGAGACCATCACCCTGCGCCAACTGCTCAGCCACCGTGCTGGCCTGCCGGCGATTCGCGAGTTGCTGCCGGCCGAAGCGCTGTATGACTGGCAGGCGATGGTCGATGCCCTGGCCGCAGAGACCCCCTGGTGGACGCCTGGCACCGAGCATGGCTACGCCGCCATCACCTACGGTTGGTTGATCGGCGAGCTGATCCGCCGCGCCGATGGCCGTGGCCCGGGCGAGTCCATCGTGGCCCGCACCGCCCGGCCGTTGGGGCTGGACTTCCATATCGGCCTGGCAGACGAAGAATTTCATCGCGTGGCGCACATCGCCCGCGGCAAGGGCAACCCAGGCGACGCTGCGGCACAACGTTTGCTGCAGGTGACGATGCGCGAGCCCGAGGCACTGTCGACCCGTGCCTTCACCAACCCGCCGGCCATCCTGACCAGCACCAACAAGCCGGAATGGCGGCGCATGCAGCAACCCGCAGCCAATGGCCATGGCAATGCGCGCAGCCTGGCGGGTTTCTACGCCGGTTTGCTCGATGGCAGCCTGCTGGAATCCGATCTGCTCGACGAACTGACCCGCGAACACAGCCTGGGCCAGGACCGTACCTTGCTGACCCAGACGCGTTTCGGCCTGGGCTGCATGCTCGACCAGCCCGACGTGGCGAATGCCACATTCGGCCTCGGTGGCCGCGCCTTCGGTCACCCGGGCGCGGGTGGCTCGGTCGGGTTCGCCGACCCTGAACATGACGTGGCCTTCGGCTTTGTCACCAACACGCTTGGCCCTTACGTGCTGATGGACCCGCGCGCCCAACAACTGGTGCATATCCTTGGCAGTTGCCTTTGA
- a CDS encoding OmpA family protein codes for MSSHKTLALALCLTMTGCASHSQDASKESSLSWWPFGSDKVAEQEVKAAVTENVAKADAKSESSSRWWWPFGSEEKKPAAAAVPKIDQKATQAWLDQYEPKVREAIKGSKLELERREDVLAVTIPVDSAYNPDRPNMLLPITLGPITQVAKVIETDTKTAVLILGHGDSSGATAANQKLSLERAASVSAIFRLSGLQRDRLMLKGMGSVMPRAANDSAEGRALNRRVEMLLTPQNTMVALLAKYQQAAPAPAPASMVATQETKAPVAAKPAAKPAVKKPAAKAKAPAKASTAAKKKAAPAKPAAKKAATDKKVAANSPAKTN; via the coding sequence ATGTCTTCACATAAAACCTTAGCACTTGCCCTGTGCCTGACCATGACCGGCTGTGCCAGCCACTCCCAGGACGCATCCAAGGAAAGCAGCCTGAGCTGGTGGCCCTTCGGTTCCGACAAGGTCGCCGAACAGGAAGTGAAGGCCGCCGTCACCGAGAACGTGGCCAAGGCTGATGCCAAGTCCGAGAGCAGCAGCCGCTGGTGGTGGCCGTTTGGTTCCGAGGAGAAGAAACCGGCGGCCGCGGCCGTACCGAAGATCGACCAGAAGGCCACCCAAGCCTGGCTCGACCAGTACGAGCCCAAGGTGCGTGAAGCCATCAAGGGCAGCAAGCTCGAGCTCGAGCGCCGCGAAGATGTGCTGGCGGTGACCATCCCGGTGGACAGCGCGTACAACCCGGACCGCCCGAACATGCTGCTGCCGATCACCCTTGGTCCGATCACCCAGGTGGCCAAGGTCATTGAAACCGATACCAAAACAGCCGTGCTGATCCTCGGCCATGGCGACAGCAGCGGCGCCACCGCGGCCAACCAGAAGCTCAGCCTCGAGCGCGCCGCTTCGGTGTCGGCAATCTTCCGCCTCAGCGGCCTGCAGCGTGATCGCCTGATGCTCAAGGGCATGGGTTCGGTGATGCCACGTGCCGCCAACGACAGCGCCGAGGGCCGTGCCCTGAACCGTCGCGTCGAAATGCTGCTGACCCCACAGAACACCATGGTCGCCCTGTTGGCCAAGTACCAGCAGGCGGCTCCGGCCCCAGCTCCGGCGTCGATGGTTGCCACCCAGGAAACCAAGGCACCCGTGGCCGCCAAGCCAGCCGCCAAGCCAGCCGTGAAGAAACCTGCTGCCAAGGCCAAGGCGCCGGCCAAGGCCAGCACCGCCGCGAAGAAGAAAGCCGCTCCGGCCAAGCCAGCCGCGAAGAAGGCCGCCACCGACAAGAAAGTCGCCGCCAACAGCCCTGCGAAGACCAACTGA
- the pdxH gene encoding pyridoxamine 5'-phosphate oxidase: protein MTQSLADMRRDYTRDGLAEAQAPGEPFALFHQWFADAVKTEQLPVEANAMTLATVDADGRPHCRVLLLKALDARGFTFFTNYESAKGQHIAANPFAAMTFFWPALERQVRIEGRVEKVTAKESDDYYQVRPMGSRLGAWASPQSRVIADREELEGLVKATEARFSDTQPHCPEHWGGYRLLPERIEFWQGRASRLHDRLNYRLVDGQWQRERLAP, encoded by the coding sequence ATGACCCAATCCCTGGCCGATATGCGCCGCGACTACACCCGTGATGGCCTGGCCGAAGCCCAGGCCCCGGGGGAGCCGTTCGCGCTGTTCCATCAATGGTTCGCCGACGCGGTGAAGACCGAGCAGCTGCCGGTGGAAGCCAACGCCATGACCCTGGCCACGGTGGATGCCGATGGCCGTCCGCATTGCCGGGTACTGTTGCTCAAGGCCCTCGATGCGCGGGGGTTCACCTTCTTCACCAACTACGAAAGCGCCAAGGGCCAGCACATCGCGGCCAATCCCTTCGCCGCCATGACGTTCTTCTGGCCGGCGCTGGAGCGTCAGGTGCGTATCGAAGGGCGGGTGGAGAAGGTGACGGCCAAGGAGTCCGATGACTACTACCAGGTGCGCCCTATGGGTAGCCGCCTGGGGGCCTGGGCGTCGCCGCAGAGCCGGGTGATTGCTGACCGTGAGGAATTGGAGGGGCTGGTCAAGGCGACTGAGGCGCGCTTCTCCGACACGCAACCCCATTGCCCCGAGCATTGGGGCGGTTACCGCCTGTTGCCGGAGCGCATCGAGTTCTGGCAGGGGCGGGCCAGTCGCTTGCATGATCGGCTGAACTATCGCCTGGTCGATGGCCAATGGCAGCGCGAGCGCCTGGCCCCTTGA
- a CDS encoding glycine zipper 2TM domain-containing protein, with the protein MRKSALLLASFTTVSLLLGGCQSSLTGDSYSRDEARRVQTVRMGTIESLRPVKIEGTKTPIGGGAGAIVGGVAGSAVGGGRGSIVAAVIGAVAGGLAGSAAEEGLTRTQGVEITVREDDGSMRAYVQQVQQNEVFRVGERVRIMTVDGTSRVTH; encoded by the coding sequence ATGCGTAAATCCGCTTTGCTGCTGGCCAGCTTCACCACCGTGTCGCTGCTGCTGGGCGGCTGCCAATCGTCGCTGACCGGCGACAGCTACTCCCGTGATGAGGCCCGCCGCGTGCAGACCGTGCGCATGGGCACCATCGAATCCCTGCGTCCGGTGAAGATCGAAGGCACCAAGACCCCGATCGGTGGTGGTGCCGGCGCTATCGTCGGTGGAGTCGCCGGCAGCGCCGTCGGTGGTGGCCGTGGCAGTATCGTCGCAGCCGTGATCGGTGCCGTGGCCGGTGGCCTGGCGGGCTCCGCTGCAGAAGAAGGCCTGACCCGCACACAGGGCGTCGAGATCACCGTGCGCGAAGACGATGGCAGCATGCGCGCCTATGTGCAGCAAGTGCAGCAGAACGAAGTTTTCCGCGTGGGCGAGCGTGTGCGGATCATGACGGTTGATGGCACCAGCCGCGTCACTCACTGA
- a CDS encoding NAD(P)/FAD-dependent oxidoreductase produces MLRITELKLPLDHSDDELRAAIVQRLGISDAQLLGFTLFKRSYDARKKNSELLFIYTIDLETSNEAELLRTFADDPKVGVAPDVSYKFVGHAPNELQERPIVVGFGPCGIFAGLLLAQMGFKPIVLERGKEVRQRTKDTWGLWRKSVLNPESNVQFGEGGAGTFSDGKLYSQIKDPNHHGRKVLEEFVKAGAPEEILYINKPHIGTFRLTSMVEKMREEIITLGGEVRFEQKVTDLLINGEQLTGVVLQSGEQLHSRHVVLALGHSARDTFRMLHAKGVFMEAKPFSVGFRIEHPQSLIDKARLGKYAGHPKLGAADYKLVHHAKNGRSVYSFCMCPGGTVVAATSEPGRVVTNGMSQYSRNERNANSGIVVGIDPERDYPGGPLAGIELQERLEAHAYVMGGSNYQAPAQLVGDFVAGRPSTALGSVEPSYKPGVTLGDLAPSLPDFAIEAIREALPAFDRQIKGYNLHDAVLTGIETRTSSPLRITRGADFQSLNLKGLFPAGEGAGYAGGILSAGVDGIRIAEAVARDMLGL; encoded by the coding sequence ATGCTACGAATCACCGAACTGAAGCTGCCCCTGGACCACTCCGACGACGAGCTGCGCGCCGCCATCGTCCAGCGCTTGGGGATCAGCGACGCGCAACTGCTCGGCTTCACCCTGTTCAAGCGCAGCTACGATGCGCGCAAGAAGAACAGCGAGCTGCTGTTCATCTACACCATCGATCTCGAAACCAGCAATGAAGCCGAACTGCTGCGCACCTTCGCCGACGACCCGAAGGTCGGCGTCGCGCCGGATGTCAGCTACAAGTTCGTCGGCCACGCGCCGAACGAGCTGCAGGAACGCCCGATCGTGGTCGGCTTCGGCCCTTGCGGTATCTTCGCCGGCCTGTTGCTGGCACAGATGGGCTTCAAGCCCATCGTCCTCGAACGCGGCAAGGAAGTACGTCAGCGCACCAAGGATACCTGGGGCCTGTGGCGCAAGAGCGTGCTCAACCCCGAATCGAACGTGCAGTTCGGCGAAGGCGGCGCCGGCACCTTCTCCGACGGCAAGCTGTACAGCCAGATCAAGGACCCGAACCACCACGGCCGCAAGGTGCTGGAAGAGTTCGTCAAGGCGGGCGCCCCGGAAGAAATCCTCTACATCAACAAGCCGCACATCGGTACCTTCCGCCTGACCAGCATGGTCGAGAAGATGCGTGAGGAAATCATCACCCTGGGCGGTGAGGTGCGCTTCGAGCAGAAGGTTACCGACCTGCTGATCAACGGCGAGCAGCTCACCGGCGTGGTGCTGCAAAGCGGCGAACAGCTGCATTCGCGTCATGTAGTCCTGGCCCTGGGCCACAGCGCCCGCGACACCTTCCGTATGCTCCACGCCAAAGGCGTGTTCATGGAAGCCAAGCCGTTCTCGGTCGGTTTCCGAATCGAGCACCCGCAGTCGCTGATCGACAAGGCACGCCTGGGCAAATACGCCGGCCACCCGAAACTCGGCGCCGCCGATTACAAGCTGGTGCACCACGCCAAGAACGGCCGTTCGGTGTACAGCTTCTGCATGTGCCCGGGCGGTACCGTCGTCGCCGCCACCAGCGAGCCTGGCCGTGTGGTCACCAACGGCATGAGCCAATACTCACGCAACGAGCGCAATGCCAACTCCGGTATCGTTGTCGGTATCGACCCCGAGCGTGACTACCCGGGCGGCCCACTGGCCGGCATCGAGTTGCAGGAGCGTCTGGAAGCCCACGCCTATGTGATGGGTGGCAGCAACTACCAGGCCCCCGCGCAGTTGGTGGGTGACTTCGTCGCTGGCCGCCCGTCCACGGCACTGGGCAGCGTCGAACCCTCCTACAAACCCGGCGTCACCCTCGGTGACCTGGCACCGAGCCTGCCGGACTTCGCCATCGAGGCGATCCGTGAAGCGCTGCCGGCCTTCGACCGCCAGATCAAGGGCTACAACCTGCACGATGCGGTGCTGACCGGCATCGAGACGCGCACCTCATCGCCACTGCGCATCACCCGCGGCGCCGACTTCCAGAGCCTCAACCTCAAGGGCCTATTCCCGGCAGGTGAAGGCGCGGGCTATGCCGGTGGCATTCTCTCGGCCGGCGTGGATGGCATCCGTATCGCCGAGGCGGTAGCTCGGGACATGCTCGGCCTATAA
- a CDS encoding COG3650 family protein codes for MRLTPSLLLTALLPLFAGCQVLAEKPVDPNLGTTRMQGELSAAGGHLLFKPCSESRRFIVNDAAATGILQEAANLADDAGDKLFADVRGRLAGSKQAGSDGQLDVTRLYRLESSEHPGCEDPNFKQLTLRAGGHEPDWDIKASGKGMVLNRIGQDPLPLPYLEEEMPGGGLSLSSEANGQHIELWVAPQRCVDGATGAIRHLKAELRIDGKTLQGCAYYGGARDL; via the coding sequence ATGCGTCTCACCCCTTCCCTGCTGCTCACTGCCCTGCTGCCCCTGTTCGCCGGCTGCCAGGTGCTGGCCGAAAAACCGGTCGACCCGAACCTGGGCACCACCCGCATGCAGGGCGAACTGAGTGCGGCCGGCGGCCACCTGTTGTTCAAGCCCTGTAGCGAAAGCCGTCGCTTCATCGTCAACGACGCCGCCGCGACCGGTATCCTGCAAGAAGCCGCGAACCTGGCCGACGACGCCGGTGACAAACTGTTCGCCGATGTCCGTGGACGCCTGGCCGGCAGCAAGCAGGCAGGCAGCGACGGCCAGCTCGACGTGACCCGCCTGTACCGCCTTGAATCCTCCGAACACCCAGGCTGCGAAGACCCGAACTTCAAGCAACTGACCCTGCGCGCCGGCGGCCATGAGCCGGACTGGGACATCAAGGCCAGCGGCAAGGGCATGGTGCTCAACCGCATCGGCCAGGACCCACTGCCGCTACCTTATCTGGAAGAGGAAATGCCTGGCGGCGGCTTGAGCTTGTCCAGCGAAGCCAACGGCCAGCACATCGAACTGTGGGTCGCGCCGCAGCGTTGCGTCGATGGTGCCACCGGTGCCATCCGCCATCTCAAGGCCGAGCTGCGCATCGACGGCAAGACCCTGCAGGGCTGCGCCTACTATGGCGGTGCCCGCGACCTCTGA